In a genomic window of Armatimonadota bacterium:
- the gcvT gene encoding glycine cleavage system aminomethyltransferase GcvT produces the protein MRRTPLFNAHVTDGARMVDFAGWQMPVQYGSILDEVRAVRSGVGVFDVSHMGQVRVSGAGALGAIQRLLTNDASKLAPGRAQYSLMCDDGGGILDDLIVYRRDGGAGAPDFLIVVNASNRETDFDWMSARGSGPDAVFDDVSDDYALIAVQGPMAEATLAPSLTGCDLAKLPAFSHAAAVFGSAPVHVARTGYTGEDGFEIFSAPTAAETIWRTLRDSGVVPCGLGARDVLRIEASYSLYGHEINRETNPYEAGLGWVVKPSKGDFIGREPIVAAKAAGLTRRLTGILPDDVRAIPRQGTVVTTAAGAGIVTSGTMSTTLDRAIGIAYLPKDAEGDVTLAMRGRELPARIVDLPFYKRCR, from the coding sequence ATGAGACGCACCCCCCTATTCAATGCCCACGTGACCGACGGCGCGCGCATGGTGGATTTTGCGGGCTGGCAGATGCCGGTCCAGTACGGAAGCATCCTCGACGAAGTCCGCGCGGTCAGATCCGGCGTAGGAGTCTTCGACGTAAGCCATATGGGACAGGTACGCGTGTCAGGCGCCGGCGCGTTGGGCGCCATTCAGCGCCTGCTCACGAATGACGCTTCCAAGCTGGCTCCCGGCCGCGCCCAGTACAGCCTCATGTGCGATGATGGCGGCGGCATTCTGGATGACTTGATCGTATACCGAAGGGATGGCGGCGCCGGCGCGCCGGATTTCCTCATCGTCGTAAACGCGTCAAATCGCGAAACGGATTTCGACTGGATGAGCGCGCGAGGGAGCGGGCCGGATGCTGTGTTCGACGATGTTTCGGACGACTACGCCCTGATCGCGGTCCAGGGCCCGATGGCGGAGGCAACCCTCGCACCGTCGCTCACCGGCTGCGATCTGGCTAAGCTTCCGGCTTTCTCACACGCCGCGGCGGTATTCGGCAGCGCCCCCGTCCACGTCGCCAGAACGGGGTACACAGGCGAGGACGGCTTCGAGATTTTCTCCGCGCCGACCGCCGCGGAGACGATATGGCGGACGCTTCGGGACAGCGGGGTTGTTCCCTGCGGCCTCGGGGCGCGCGACGTTTTACGCATCGAAGCCTCGTATTCGCTTTATGGCCATGAGATCAACCGGGAAACCAACCCCTATGAAGCAGGGTTAGGTTGGGTGGTGAAGCCCTCTAAGGGCGATTTTATCGGGCGCGAGCCGATCGTGGCCGCCAAAGCCGCCGGGCTCACGCGCCGTTTGACGGGCATTCTCCCGGACGACGTGAGGGCGATACCAAGGCAGGGGACGGTGGTTACCACCGCTGCCGGAGCCGGAATTGTGACGAGTGGCACGATGTCGACCACGCTGGATCGTGCCATCGGAATCGCCTATCTGCCCAAGGACGCCGAAGGCGACGTGACGCTGGCAATGCGAGGGAGGGAATTACCCGCCCGGATTGTCGACTTGCCGTTCTACAAGCGCTGCCGCTGA
- the gcvH gene encoding glycine cleavage system protein GcvH yields the protein MNNPTDLKYSKTHEWVRVEADGTATIGITDHAQSELGDVIYLELPAIGASLTLDEPFGTVESVKAVSDLVAPLSGRVVRVNSDLVDAPEAINPDPYGCWLLVIEASALSEAADLLSAEDYALFTEEG from the coding sequence ATGAACAACCCCACCGACCTGAAGTACTCCAAAACGCACGAATGGGTGCGCGTGGAAGCCGACGGCACCGCAACGATCGGCATCACAGATCACGCTCAGAGCGAACTGGGCGACGTGATCTACCTCGAACTGCCCGCGATCGGCGCCTCACTGACCCTCGATGAGCCGTTCGGAACGGTGGAATCGGTCAAAGCCGTCTCGGACCTGGTCGCGCCCCTTTCGGGCCGGGTTGTCAGAGTCAATTCCGATCTCGTAGACGCTCCGGAGGCGATCAACCCCGATCCGTACGGCTGCTGGCTGCTCGTTATCGAGGCATCAGCCCTCTCTGAGGCCGCCGATCTCCTCAGCGCCGAGGATTACGCGCTGTTCACCGAGGAGGGCTGA
- the gcvPA gene encoding aminomethyl-transferring glycine dehydrogenase subunit GcvPA, with the protein MPGYVPHTPEDQRGMLDRIGIAAMDELFAQIPGNLRLAALLDLPHGLSEAESVRHLEGIARTNLDCGRGACFRGAGVYRHFTPSVVPAIMARGEFLTSYTPYQPERSQGMLQTIYEFQSLVCRLLGMDAANASMYDGATALAEAVVMASSITGRKRVLIPASLHPAYYDVCRTFVQGHGICLETVPQTNGLTDIDDTRKRCGNDVAAVVVPQPNYFGMIEDASGLASVAHENGALAIAVVNPMSMALLPPPGEWKADIAVAEGQALGLPMNFGGPLVGLFTCRKEFVRQMPGRIVGGTVDSEGKRAYTLTLQTREQHIRREKASSNICSNEALCALGVTIYLSQLGKIGLRRVAEVSVQRAHEAFEAIRTVPGFEPLFDGPFFHEFPMRCPVPVAEINTKLAERGIIGPQDLGADYPELGNAGVFCCTEMISHEDIAALVATLKEIR; encoded by the coding sequence TTGCCGGGATACGTGCCCCATACACCCGAAGACCAGCGCGGAATGCTGGATCGCATCGGCATCGCCGCCATGGATGAGCTGTTTGCGCAGATCCCCGGGAATCTGCGCCTGGCGGCATTGCTGGACTTGCCGCACGGGCTTTCCGAGGCGGAGTCGGTCCGCCACCTGGAAGGGATCGCCCGCACAAATCTCGATTGCGGGCGCGGCGCGTGCTTCCGCGGAGCCGGCGTTTACCGCCACTTCACACCCAGCGTCGTCCCGGCCATCATGGCCCGCGGCGAGTTCCTGACGTCGTACACCCCCTATCAGCCGGAACGCAGCCAAGGGATGCTGCAAACGATTTACGAATTCCAGTCGCTCGTCTGCCGCCTTCTCGGGATGGACGCTGCGAACGCCAGCATGTACGACGGAGCGACGGCGCTGGCCGAGGCCGTGGTTATGGCGAGTTCGATCACGGGTCGAAAGCGCGTCCTGATCCCCGCATCGCTTCATCCTGCTTACTATGATGTCTGCCGGACGTTTGTGCAGGGTCACGGGATTTGCCTGGAAACGGTCCCGCAGACCAACGGGCTCACCGACATCGACGATACGCGTAAGCGCTGCGGGAACGACGTTGCGGCGGTCGTGGTGCCACAGCCCAACTACTTCGGGATGATCGAGGACGCCTCCGGCCTCGCCTCAGTCGCCCACGAAAACGGAGCCCTTGCGATCGCCGTCGTCAACCCGATGTCGATGGCCCTGTTGCCCCCTCCGGGTGAGTGGAAAGCGGATATCGCCGTGGCCGAAGGACAGGCCCTCGGCCTCCCCATGAACTTCGGCGGGCCGCTGGTAGGACTCTTTACGTGCCGCAAGGAATTCGTTCGCCAGATGCCTGGGCGTATAGTCGGCGGAACGGTGGACAGCGAAGGCAAGCGAGCCTATACGCTCACACTCCAGACCCGCGAGCAGCACATCCGTCGGGAAAAGGCCTCGTCCAATATCTGCAGCAACGAAGCGCTCTGTGCGCTGGGCGTGACGATTTACCTGAGCCAACTCGGCAAGATAGGACTGCGCCGGGTCGCGGAAGTCAGCGTGCAGCGCGCCCACGAGGCATTCGAAGCCATTCGGACCGTCCCCGGGTTCGAACCGCTTTTCGACGGACCGTTCTTCCACGAATTCCCGATGCGCTGTCCGGTTCCGGTGGCCGAGATCAACACGAAACTCGCGGAACGAGGCATCATCGGCCCGCAGGACCTCGGCGCGGACTATCCGGAACTCGGGAATGCCGGCGTGTTCTGCTGCACGGAGATGATTTCGCACGAGGACATCGCCGCGCTCGTCGCCACGCTCAAGGAGATCCGCTGA
- the gcvPB gene encoding aminomethyl-transferring glycine dehydrogenase subunit GcvPB yields the protein MFDEPTIFERSRPGRCGINLPEADGAALETLLPGVALRENLPLPEVSEIDVVRHFTRLSQTNFGIDLGMYPLGSCTMKYNPRLHERVAALPGFADLHPTQSASTCQGALRLLYELQGYLAEIAGMDAVTLQPVAGAHGEMTGLLLIRAYMRHRGETARTQILVPDSAHGTNPATASLVGFEIVKIPSNARGRVDVDAVRAAVGERTAGMMMTNPNTLGLFEDQIAEIAGIVHDAGGLMYGDGANMNAIVGVARPGDMGFDAMHFNLHKTFTTPHGGGGPGSGPVAVKAPLEPFLPAPRVQRLDDGTYDWDAGRPESIGRMHAFNGNFGVLVRAYTYIRTLGPDGLKAVAQNSVLNANYLRVGVGEKYQIAYPEPCMHEFVASATEQKKTTGVRTLDIGKRLMDYGYHPMTVYFPLIVPEAMMIEPTETETRETLDEFVAAMHAIAAEDPELVKSAPHTMPVKRVDEVRAARVLDIAWEG from the coding sequence ATGTTCGACGAACCCACAATCTTTGAGCGGTCGCGTCCGGGACGCTGCGGCATCAACCTTCCGGAGGCGGACGGCGCTGCCCTGGAAACCTTGCTGCCCGGTGTGGCGCTCCGGGAGAACCTGCCGCTGCCGGAAGTCAGCGAGATAGACGTTGTGCGGCACTTCACGCGACTCAGCCAGACGAACTTCGGCATAGACCTCGGCATGTACCCGCTTGGCTCCTGCACGATGAAGTACAACCCGCGCCTCCACGAGCGCGTTGCAGCCCTGCCCGGGTTCGCCGATCTTCACCCCACGCAGTCCGCATCGACCTGTCAGGGCGCCCTGCGCCTCTTGTACGAACTGCAGGGCTACCTGGCCGAAATCGCCGGCATGGACGCCGTGACCTTGCAGCCCGTCGCCGGCGCGCATGGAGAGATGACGGGCCTGCTACTGATCCGCGCGTACATGCGACATCGCGGGGAGACCGCCCGCACGCAGATTCTCGTGCCGGATTCGGCCCACGGGACCAACCCCGCGACCGCCAGCCTCGTGGGGTTCGAGATCGTCAAGATCCCCAGTAACGCGCGCGGTCGGGTTGACGTCGATGCCGTTCGCGCCGCTGTTGGCGAGCGCACCGCCGGCATGATGATGACCAACCCGAATACCCTTGGCCTGTTCGAGGATCAGATTGCCGAAATCGCCGGGATCGTACACGACGCCGGCGGCCTGATGTACGGTGACGGCGCCAACATGAATGCCATCGTGGGCGTCGCGCGTCCCGGCGATATGGGTTTCGACGCCATGCACTTCAATCTGCACAAGACGTTCACCACCCCGCACGGCGGCGGTGGACCGGGCAGCGGCCCTGTCGCGGTGAAGGCCCCGCTGGAGCCATTCCTCCCGGCGCCGCGTGTTCAACGCCTCGACGACGGAACCTACGACTGGGATGCCGGGCGCCCCGAATCGATAGGCCGGATGCACGCCTTCAACGGCAATTTCGGCGTTCTGGTGCGCGCGTACACCTACATTCGGACGCTTGGCCCGGACGGCCTGAAGGCGGTAGCGCAGAACTCCGTTCTCAACGCCAATTACCTCCGCGTGGGGGTCGGCGAAAAGTACCAGATCGCGTATCCTGAACCCTGCATGCACGAGTTCGTCGCGAGCGCCACTGAACAGAAGAAGACCACGGGCGTGCGGACGCTGGACATCGGCAAGCGCCTCATGGACTATGGCTACCACCCTATGACGGTCTACTTCCCGCTCATCGTCCCCGAAGCGATGATGATCGAGCCGACGGAGACCGAAACACGTGAAACGCTGGATGAGTTCGTCGCCGCGATGCACGCTATCGCCGCCGAGGACCCCGAATTGGTCAAGTCCGCGCCGCACACCATGCCGGTGAAGCGGGTCGATGAGGTTCGCGCGGCAAGGGTTCTGGATATCGCGTGGGAGGGGTAA
- a CDS encoding lipoate--protein ligase family protein translates to MGRLLPVETANGAYQMHRDESLLAECSLGLAGAGPRLPYPALRFYHWDPPCISLGRNQDLANPRHGFIDQASAGQLGVEIVRRPSGGRAILHFHDLTYALVMPAPSDDVSSSHRTIAMGLAAGLRLLGLSVDDGLSIMPADRNPADCFAAVAGADLQATGRKVMGSAQRRAGGALLEHGTLYLESPEPLYSEVFGQPFGGAVMALDEALGRQATFDEVAQALRLGLEAALGVAFRLA, encoded by the coding sequence GTGGGCCGCCTTCTGCCGGTCGAAACAGCGAACGGCGCGTATCAGATGCACCGGGATGAAAGCCTTCTGGCCGAATGCTCGCTCGGGCTTGCCGGCGCGGGTCCGCGCCTCCCCTACCCCGCGCTGCGGTTCTACCACTGGGATCCCCCCTGCATATCACTCGGCAGAAACCAGGACCTCGCCAACCCCCGCCACGGATTTATCGATCAAGCTTCGGCCGGACAATTGGGCGTGGAAATCGTCCGCCGCCCATCAGGTGGAAGGGCTATCCTTCACTTCCATGACCTGACTTACGCCCTGGTGATGCCCGCGCCGTCGGACGACGTTTCGTCGTCACACCGAACTATCGCGATGGGGCTTGCGGCCGGATTGCGCCTCCTCGGCCTGAGCGTGGATGATGGCCTCTCCATCATGCCGGCGGACCGGAATCCCGCGGATTGCTTTGCCGCCGTGGCGGGCGCCGACCTGCAGGCCACAGGGCGCAAAGTGATGGGAAGCGCGCAGCGGCGCGCGGGCGGCGCGCTGCTGGAACACGGGACGCTGTATCTGGAATCGCCGGAGCCTCTATACAGCGAGGTGTTTGGGCAGCCGTTCGGCGGCGCTGTCATGGCGCTGGACGAAGCATTGGGGCGGCAGGCGACATTCGACGAAGTGGCCCAAGCCCTCCGCCTGGGGTTGGAGGCAGCGCTGGGCGTCGCGTTTCGTCTAGCGTGA
- a CDS encoding NADH-quinone oxidoreductase subunit N yields the protein MNTMPVGLWSAPGISVNWGITIPIAIVVLTAMGAMMTDAFSKRKEYTALVTIGGLVVALFACLRLWGNGFHATFAPIDAPIAGQLIADNYALFLCMLFVSVGLATAWISHTWLAQRNLMHGEYYVLMLFAISGMMLMVQATELITLFVGLETFSISLYVLSAFARSKKRSEEAGLKYLLLGAFSSAFLLYGIAFIYGAMGTTNLNVIADTLAQPGALAAVGPYMLPAGIGLMLVGLGFKVAAVPFHLWTPDVYEGAPTPVTAFMSVATKAAAFGAMGRILLFAFPTASQSWQPLVASMALATMIVGNFVAVCQNNVKRMLAYSSIAHAGYVLIGIVAGDLPGILFYLLCYAVMNFGAFSVVAAMSRQGRDYDTFEDYNGLHHRNPGLALAMSVFMFSLAGIPPAVGFYGKFYLFAHAVERGYTGLVVVGVLTSVVSAWYYLRVVVAMWMREGEPGSRKLHVAPGIAIVVAACALFTVFAFLAPSRMIDAANDAGKTAVTSMTAASR from the coding sequence ATGAACACAATGCCTGTCGGCCTGTGGAGCGCGCCCGGCATCTCCGTCAACTGGGGCATCACTATTCCCATCGCCATCGTTGTCTTGACGGCGATGGGAGCCATGATGACCGACGCCTTCTCAAAGCGCAAGGAATACACGGCGCTCGTGACCATTGGCGGACTCGTCGTCGCCTTGTTCGCCTGCCTGCGCCTTTGGGGAAATGGCTTCCACGCGACTTTCGCGCCGATCGACGCGCCTATTGCGGGCCAGCTGATCGCGGATAACTACGCGCTGTTCCTGTGCATGTTGTTTGTGTCGGTCGGTCTCGCGACGGCGTGGATATCGCACACATGGCTCGCCCAGCGCAATCTGATGCACGGCGAATACTATGTGCTGATGTTGTTCGCCATCAGCGGCATGATGCTGATGGTGCAGGCAACGGAACTGATTACCCTGTTCGTTGGGCTGGAAACGTTCTCGATCTCGCTGTACGTGCTCTCGGCCTTCGCGAGATCAAAGAAGCGCTCCGAGGAAGCGGGCCTGAAATACCTGCTGCTCGGCGCGTTCTCCTCCGCGTTCCTCCTGTACGGCATCGCCTTCATCTATGGCGCCATGGGGACGACCAACCTGAACGTCATCGCAGACACGCTTGCCCAGCCCGGAGCACTGGCGGCCGTTGGCCCCTACATGCTTCCTGCGGGAATAGGCCTCATGCTGGTGGGATTGGGGTTCAAGGTGGCCGCGGTGCCGTTCCATTTGTGGACGCCCGATGTTTACGAAGGCGCTCCAACCCCGGTTACGGCGTTCATGTCCGTTGCGACAAAGGCCGCCGCGTTCGGCGCGATGGGGCGGATCCTTCTGTTCGCGTTTCCCACAGCCAGCCAGTCGTGGCAGCCGCTGGTTGCGTCGATGGCGTTGGCCACGATGATCGTCGGCAACTTCGTGGCGGTATGCCAGAACAACGTAAAGCGCATGCTGGCTTACTCCAGCATTGCTCACGCCGGCTACGTGCTTATCGGGATCGTTGCCGGCGACCTGCCCGGAATTCTGTTCTACCTGCTGTGCTATGCAGTGATGAACTTCGGCGCTTTCTCCGTGGTGGCCGCGATGAGCCGTCAGGGACGGGACTACGATACGTTCGAGGATTATAACGGCCTTCACCATCGTAACCCGGGCCTCGCGCTGGCGATGAGCGTGTTTATGTTCAGCCTCGCGGGGATCCCCCCGGCGGTGGGATTCTACGGCAAATTCTACCTGTTCGCGCACGCCGTTGAACGCGGGTACACGGGGCTGGTGGTCGTCGGCGTCCTCACTAGCGTTGTGAGCGCCTGGTACTACCTGCGGGTGGTGGTTGCCATGTGGATGCGGGAGGGTGAGCCCGGTTCGCGGAAACTGCACGTAGCGCCCGGGATCGCCATCGTCGTCGCGGCTTGTGCTTTGTTCACGGTATTCGCGTTCCTCGCGCCCAGCCGGATGATCGATGCGGCCAACGACGCCGGGAAGACGGCCGTTACGTCGATGACTGCCGCTTCACGCTAG
- a CDS encoding NADH-quinone oxidoreductase subunit M — protein MTGLLLTALLVGPLLFALAIALVPRANVRLQKTIALSGAILLFLVSLGLYTGFDPNVSGYQFQVDVPWISAGAFKANFSIGVDGISLFLVLLTTLLTPISLMASWNSIKDRVREFLIFILMLETGLIGVFVARDLFLFYGFWEFQLIPMYFLIGMYGGANRVYATIKFVLYTLVGSLLMLVAIMWLWSQAGHTFDIETLTRTANLPPSVQTWLFLAFALAFAIKVPVFPLHTWLPDAHTEAPTAGSVMLAGVLLKMGTYGFLRFCFPLFPHAARQFSTLFIVLAVIGIIYGAIVAAVQPDMKRLVAYSSVSHLGFVMLGLFAFNAQAWQGAVIQMVNHGISTGALFLLVGVLYDQRHTRLIREYGGVAQVTPLLNVVFLIAVLSSAGLPGLNGFIGEFTILLGAFQSHPLMTVLATSGVILSAVYLLWMFQRVMYGPVTHEETRSLKDLSRWQMAYLLPLLALMVWLGVHPDTVFNKTHLTVTNAVKAYHDRVSPDWTVPGGSAR, from the coding sequence ATGACAGGCCTCCTTCTCACAGCATTACTGGTCGGCCCGCTACTTTTCGCGTTGGCGATTGCTCTGGTGCCCCGCGCCAACGTTCGATTGCAGAAGACGATTGCGCTCTCGGGCGCCATCCTCCTGTTCCTGGTTTCGCTGGGGCTGTATACCGGCTTTGATCCCAACGTGTCCGGCTACCAGTTTCAGGTTGACGTGCCGTGGATTTCCGCGGGCGCTTTCAAGGCGAATTTCAGCATTGGGGTAGATGGGATCAGCTTGTTCCTCGTGCTCTTGACGACGCTGCTAACCCCCATCAGCCTGATGGCCTCGTGGAACAGCATCAAGGATCGCGTCCGTGAGTTCCTGATCTTCATCCTGATGCTGGAGACCGGGCTCATCGGAGTGTTCGTGGCGCGCGATTTGTTCCTTTTCTACGGCTTCTGGGAGTTCCAGTTGATCCCGATGTACTTCCTCATCGGGATGTATGGCGGCGCAAACCGGGTTTACGCGACCATCAAGTTTGTGCTGTACACACTCGTCGGCAGCCTGTTGATGCTCGTCGCGATTATGTGGCTCTGGAGCCAGGCGGGGCATACGTTTGACATCGAAACCCTTACCCGCACTGCGAACCTTCCCCCAAGTGTCCAGACGTGGCTCTTCCTGGCGTTCGCGTTGGCATTCGCCATCAAGGTGCCGGTATTCCCGCTCCACACCTGGCTGCCCGACGCGCATACGGAAGCCCCCACGGCAGGTTCCGTGATGCTCGCCGGAGTGTTGCTGAAGATGGGGACGTACGGCTTTCTGCGATTCTGTTTTCCGCTGTTTCCGCACGCGGCCCGGCAATTCAGCACACTGTTCATTGTCCTGGCGGTCATCGGAATCATCTATGGGGCAATCGTAGCGGCCGTACAGCCGGATATGAAGCGCCTCGTGGCATACAGTTCTGTGAGTCACCTGGGATTCGTTATGCTGGGGCTGTTCGCCTTCAACGCGCAGGCGTGGCAGGGCGCCGTGATCCAAATGGTGAATCACGGTATCAGCACGGGCGCCCTCTTCCTTCTGGTAGGCGTACTTTACGATCAGCGGCATACACGTTTGATCCGCGAGTACGGTGGTGTGGCACAGGTTACGCCTCTCCTGAACGTGGTGTTCCTGATAGCCGTGCTGTCATCGGCCGGTCTGCCCGGGCTCAACGGATTCATAGGGGAATTCACCATCCTGCTTGGCGCATTCCAGTCGCATCCGCTGATGACCGTGCTCGCGACATCGGGAGTGATCCTGTCGGCCGTCTATCTGCTGTGGATGTTCCAGAGAGTGATGTACGGCCCCGTGACCCACGAAGAGACGCGCTCGCTGAAGGACCTGTCCCGATGGCAGATGGCTTATCTGCTGCCGCTGCTCGCCCTGATGGTCTGGCTTGGTGTGCACCCGGACACGGTTTTCAATAAGACACACTTAACCGTCACCAACGCGGTGAAGGCCTATCACGACAGAGTATCCCCTGACTGGACCGTTCCGGGAGGGAGCGCCCGATGA
- the nuoL gene encoding NADH-quinone oxidoreductase subunit L, translating into MAASALPLLSAYHLQIPVYFEYMNTLLILIPLLPLLGFIFCGLAGKRIPKTVVGAVATGCIGISFVLALGVFRTMLGVAAGDRSFDTTLWQWITIPGAEAGSRSLTLGVDLLLDPLSVTMTLIITGVGALIHFYAMGYMAHDARYSRFFSLMNLFVFFMLVLVMGASFPMMFIGWEGVGLCSYLLIGFWWEDMANSAAGTKAFIVNRIGDFGFLVAMFWIFSATHTLRFAEVFDHASLLGDTGLLGVTLLLFLGATGKSAQIPLFVWLPDAMAGPTPVSALIHAATMVTAGVYMVARCHVLFSASPTTQMVVSGIGALTALMAATIAMTQFDLKKILAYSTVSQLGYMFIGVGTGAYAAGVFHLFTHAFFKACLFLGAGAVMHGLANRIDVREMGNLKKYMPATRITYLIAVVAIAGIFPFAGFWSKDDILAAAFDRGGYYYAIYAIGLVTAFLTALYMTRSYLLAFEGDEKIDWAHLKYASEHGHGHPGEAEPEHEPYEPLPDEKHQLIHELPGMSFVLWVLAACSMVAGVFGVASLWRGTLENLSFERWLEPAVGGHIVTDHPEVVSHLALAAVSLVVAISGMLAARVLFGKRTLETSGLPKPLYALFSSKYRVDEAYGAVFQTGGKQFGGFLWQVIDARIVDGAVNGIGRVVSIVGRILRKWNTGYARSYAFSVLVGTIIIVAYLLLHAAAQGSATPLPPVSLVGKGAF; encoded by the coding sequence GTGGCCGCAAGCGCCTTGCCACTGCTTAGCGCCTACCATCTCCAGATTCCCGTCTACTTCGAATATATGAACACTCTGCTTATACTTATTCCGCTCCTGCCGTTGCTGGGCTTCATCTTCTGTGGCCTCGCCGGGAAGCGCATCCCAAAGACGGTCGTCGGAGCCGTCGCCACCGGGTGCATTGGCATTTCCTTCGTCCTGGCTCTTGGCGTCTTTCGGACCATGCTTGGCGTGGCGGCAGGGGATCGATCGTTCGACACGACGCTGTGGCAATGGATCACCATCCCCGGCGCCGAAGCGGGTTCGCGGTCGCTGACCCTTGGCGTTGACTTACTGTTGGATCCGCTTTCCGTCACTATGACGCTCATCATCACGGGTGTTGGCGCGCTGATTCACTTTTACGCGATGGGCTATATGGCTCACGATGCGCGTTACAGCCGTTTTTTCAGCCTGATGAACCTGTTCGTCTTCTTCATGCTCGTCCTCGTGATGGGCGCGTCCTTCCCGATGATGTTCATCGGCTGGGAAGGGGTGGGGCTGTGCTCATACCTCCTCATCGGATTCTGGTGGGAGGACATGGCGAACTCCGCCGCCGGCACGAAGGCGTTCATTGTGAACCGGATAGGCGACTTCGGTTTCCTGGTCGCGATGTTCTGGATCTTTTCCGCTACCCACACGTTAAGATTTGCGGAAGTCTTCGACCATGCCAGCTTGCTCGGTGATACAGGCTTGCTGGGCGTTACCCTTCTGTTGTTCCTCGGGGCAACGGGTAAGTCCGCCCAGATACCTCTCTTCGTGTGGCTTCCGGACGCGATGGCCGGCCCAACCCCGGTGTCCGCTCTGATTCACGCGGCCACAATGGTCACCGCCGGTGTCTATATGGTCGCTCGCTGTCACGTGCTGTTCAGCGCTTCGCCGACGACGCAGATGGTCGTCTCCGGAATTGGAGCACTCACCGCTCTCATGGCCGCAACGATCGCGATGACGCAATTCGATCTCAAGAAGATCCTCGCGTACAGCACCGTCTCGCAGTTGGGCTACATGTTCATCGGGGTGGGGACCGGAGCGTATGCCGCGGGCGTATTCCACCTCTTCACGCACGCGTTCTTCAAGGCCTGCCTGTTCCTCGGCGCCGGCGCGGTGATGCACGGCCTGGCTAACCGGATCGATGTCCGCGAGATGGGCAACCTGAAGAAATACATGCCGGCAACGCGCATCACCTACCTGATCGCCGTCGTCGCCATCGCCGGAATCTTCCCGTTCGCGGGGTTCTGGAGCAAGGATGATATCCTGGCGGCGGCGTTTGACCGCGGCGGCTATTACTACGCCATTTACGCCATCGGGCTGGTGACCGCGTTCCTGACCGCGCTCTACATGACCCGATCATATCTCCTGGCATTCGAGGGCGATGAAAAGATCGATTGGGCGCACCTGAAATACGCATCGGAGCACGGTCACGGGCACCCGGGCGAGGCGGAACCCGAGCACGAGCCGTATGAACCGCTGCCCGATGAAAAGCACCAACTGATCCACGAACTGCCCGGTATGAGTTTCGTGCTCTGGGTGCTGGCTGCCTGCAGCATGGTGGCCGGCGTGTTCGGAGTCGCATCCCTGTGGCGCGGAACTCTGGAAAACCTCTCGTTCGAGCGCTGGCTGGAACCGGCCGTCGGCGGTCACATCGTGACGGACCACCCGGAGGTGGTTAGCCACCTTGCACTTGCGGCCGTTTCACTCGTGGTCGCGATATCGGGCATGCTCGCGGCCCGTGTGTTGTTCGGCAAGCGCACCCTCGAAACGTCCGGGCTTCCGAAACCGCTTTACGCTCTGTTCTCATCGAAGTACCGGGTAGATGAAGCCTATGGAGCGGTGTTTCAAACGGGCGGAAAGCAGTTCGGCGGTTTCCTCTGGCAGGTGATTGACGCCCGGATTGTGGACGGCGCTGTCAACGGCATCGGGCGCGTGGTAAGCATCGTCGGTAGGATTCTGCGAAAATGGAACACGGGCTACGCCAGGAGTTACGCGTTCAGTGTACTTGTGGGCACCATTATCATCGTCGCCTATCTCCTGCTCCATGCGGCGGCACAGGGATCCGCGACGCCATTGCCGCCGGTATCGTTAGTAGGGAAGGGGGCGTTCTGA
- the nuoK gene encoding NADH-quinone oxidoreductase subunit NuoK, with the protein MSEIPLHWNLVLSAFLFTIGIVGVLTRRNTLVIYMSVELMLNAANLALVAFSRQWRHLDGQVMVFFVMTVAAAEVAVGLGLIVAIFRNREHTVDVDSMNVMKW; encoded by the coding sequence ATGTCTGAAATCCCACTGCACTGGAACCTGGTCCTCAGCGCCTTTCTGTTCACGATCGGAATCGTGGGGGTTCTCACGCGGCGAAACACGCTGGTGATCTACATGAGCGTTGAATTAATGCTGAATGCGGCCAATCTCGCCCTTGTGGCATTTTCGCGCCAATGGCGCCATCTGGACGGCCAGGTAATGGTCTTCTTTGTCATGACAGTGGCAGCCGCCGAGGTGGCTGTGGGCCTGGGCCTCATCGTGGCGATATTCCGGAATCGCGAGCACACGGTGGACGTGGACTCGATGAACGTGATGAAATGGTGA